From the genome of Malus sylvestris chromosome 6, drMalSylv7.2, whole genome shotgun sequence, one region includes:
- the LOC126625984 gene encoding uncharacterized protein LOC126625984 isoform X3 — protein MVSTRRSGSLSGNNCKRSSSSEDKPPSPKRPKADNGSASDKATPGVENSKELCTLPPAAAADPGECGPEDAPVAGDGVTSGKTEAAAPAVAVTTPIAEGSSPVVEKQPRSAPSSWSFYQKQNPSFDTPWCKLLSQSALNVNISISAMAFTIGANRQCNFALKDHTISGVLCKIKRTQREGSAVAVLESTGSKGSVQVNGTNVKKGNSCVLNPGDEVVFGLMGNHAYIFQLLLTEAAVKGAEVQGSIGKFLHLEKRAGDPSAVAGASILASLSTRAEQSRWKSAAQTTSKVHPGAEVPAQSVIQDDTEIELGGLESSSTPNRATDKAEDIGAIDKNLTPDCNPDSSIEAGNVLEERNEWMRDLQSASTSGMSLRCVAFKEGLHAGILDGKSIDVSFDNFPYYLSENTKKVLIAASFIHLKHKEHVKYTSELTAVNPRILLSGPSGSEIYQEMLAKALAQYFGAKLLLFDSHSFLGGLSSKEAELLRDGLSAEKLCSLTKQSPALPDLAKNTDLSASETEAPGSSNALNDLESQPKMENDTLPSSSGASRNYLFKIGLPRVFIAPGALYATSSSLRGPMIGMRGEVVLLFKDNPLSKVGVKFDKPIPDGVDLGGLCKGNGYFCNVFDLRLETTGAEDLDKLLINTLFEAVISESRSSPFILFMKDAEKSLVGNSDSFSTFRARLDKLPDNVVVIGSHTQTDSRKEKSHPGGLLFTKFGSNQTALLDLAFPDSFGRLHERGKEVPKATKLLSKLFPNKVTIHMPQDEALLVSWKQQLDRDVETLKMKGNLNLLRTVLGRCGLECEGLETLCIKDQTLTNESSDKVVGWALNHHLMQNPEADPETKVVVSAESIQYGLEILQALQNETKSLKKSLKDVVTENEFEKRLLADVIPPSDIGVTFDDIGALENVKDTLKELVMLPLQRPELFCKGQLTKPCKGILLFGPPGTGKTMLAKAVATEAGANFINISMSSITSKWFGEGEKYVKAVFSLASKIAPSVVFVDEVDSMLGRRENPGEHEAMRKMKNEFMVNWDGLRTKETERVLVLAATNRPFDLDEAVIRRLPRRLMVNLPDAPNRAKILKVILAKEDLSPTIDFDAIASMTDGYSGSDLKNLCVTAAHRPIKEILEKEKKEHAVAVAEGRAAPALSGSADIRPLNMDDFKDAHERVCASVSSESVNMTELLQWNELYGEGGSRRKKALSYFM, from the exons atgGTTTCAACGAGGCGAAGTGGATCTCTCTCCGGGAACAACTGCAAACGATCGTCGTCTTCCGAGGACAAGCCACCGTCACCGAAACGACCGAAG GCGGATAATGGTAGTGCTTCGGACAAAGCGACTCCTGGGGTGGAGAATTCGAAGGAGCTGTGCACGCTTCCGCCGGCGGCGGCTGCCGATCCCGGAGAATGTGGTCCCGAAGATGCGCCGGTCGCCGGAGACGGGGTGACTTCTGGAAAGACCGAAGCTGCTGCGCCAGCTGTGGCGGTGACGACACCGATCGCCGAAG GGTCTTCGCCGGTGGTGGAAAAGCAGCCGAGGAGTGCACCGTCTTCCTGGAGTTTCTATCAGAAGCAGAACCCGAGTTTTGATACGCCTTGGTGCAAGCTTTTGTCACAGTCTGCACTG AATGTAAATATTTCTATTAGTGCAATGGCATTCACAATTGGTGCAAACAGACAGTGCAATTTTGCTCTCAAGGATCATACCATTAGTGGAGTTCTGTGCAAGATCAAGCGCACACAG CGTGAGGGCAGTGCTGTAGCAGTTCTTGAAAGTACGGGAAGCAAGGGATCAGTGCAAGTAAATGGGACAAATGTCAAGAAAGGCAACAGTTGCGTGCTTAACCCGGGTGATGAAGTTGTCTTTGGTTTAATGGGCAACCATGCTTAT ATTTTTCAGCTACTGCTGACTGAGGCTGCAGTTAAGGGTGCAGAGGTGCAAGGCAGTATTGGAAAATTTTTGCATCTTGAAAAGAGGGCAGGAGATCCTTCAGCTGTGGCTGGGGCTTCCATACTGGCTTCTCTTAGCACGAGGGCAGAACAATCGCGATGGAAGTCCGCAGCTCAGACCACCAGTAAAGTTCACCCCGGTGCTGAGGTACCAGCTCAGTCTGTCATTCAAGATGATACAGAAATTGAGCTTGGTGGTCTAGAAAGCAGCTCAACTCCAAATAGAGCGactgacaaagctgaagatatTGGAGCAATAGACAAGAATCTCACTCCAGACTGCAACCCCGATTCTAGCATAGAGGCAGGCAAT GTATTGGAAGAAAGAAACGAGTGGATGAGGGATTTGCAATCAGCATCAACGTCAGGCATGTCTCTCCGGTGTGTTGCATTTAAAGAAGGCCTTCATGCAGGAATTCTTGATGGCAAAAGCATAGATGTCTCCTTTGATAACTTCCCATACTATTTGAG TGAGAATACGAAGAAAGTGTTGATTGCAGCCTCATTTATACACTTGAAACATAAAGAGCATGTGAAGTATACCTCAGAGCTTACAGCTGTGAACCctcgcattttgctctctggtCCTTCAG GGTCTGAGATATATCAGGAGATGTTGGCAAAGGCTCTTGCGCAGTATTTTGGGGCTAAGTTGCTCTTATTCGATAGCCACTCTTTTTTGGGT GGTTTATCATCAAAGGAAGCTGAGCTGCTCAGGGATGGATTGAGTGCAGAAAAACTCTGCAGCTTGACCAAACAAAGTCCCGCACTCCCAGACTTGGCCAAGAACACTGATCTTTCAGCTTCTGAAACAGAGGCACCGGGATCTTCAAATGCACTGAATGACCTGGAATCCCAACCAAAGATGGAGAATGACACCCTCCCCTCTTCCTCAGGGGCATCGAGGAATTACTTGTTTAAAATAGGTTTGCCA AGAGTATTTATTGCTCCAGGTGCCTTATATGCTACATCATCTTCTTTACG GGGCCCAATGATCGGAATGCGTGGAGAGGTTGTGCTGCTTTTTAAGGACAATCCTTTGTCAAAAGTCGGTGTAAAGTTTGATAAACCAATACCTGATGGTGTTGATCTTGGGGGTCTATGTAAAGGCAATGGATACTTCTGCAATG TCTTTGATCTTCGATTGGAAACCACGGGCGCAGAAGATTTGGACAAGTTACTTATCAACACATTGTTTGAG GCTGTAATAAGTGAGAGCAGAAGTTCCCCTTTCATTTTGTTCATGAAAGATGCTGAGAAGTCCCTGGTAGGAAATTCTGATTCATTTTCCACATTCAGAGCGAGACTTGATAAGCTTCCAGATAATGTGGTTGTAATTGGTTCTCACACTCAAACTGACAGTCGCAAGGAGAAG TCGCACCCTGGTGGTTTGCTTTTCACAAAGTTTGGCAGCAATCAAACTGCTCTTCTTGACTTGGCTTTCCCG GATAGTTTTGGAAGACTACATGAGAGAGGGAAAGAAGTTCCCAAGGCAACAAAACTTCTGTCTAAACTCTTTCCCAATAAAGTTACCATTCATATGCCGCAG GATGAAGCACTTCTTGTCTCGTGGAAGCAACAATTGGATCGAGATGTTGAAACCCTAAAAATGAAGGGAAACTTGAATCTCTTGCGCACT GTTCTGGGTCGATGTGGACTAGAGTGTGAAGGACTTGAGACACTATGCATCAAGGATCAAACACTTACCAACGAAA GTTCAGACAAGGTAGTTGGATGGGCTCTAAACCATCATTTAATGCAGAATCCTGAAGCTGATCCAGAAACAAAAGTTGTTGTATCTGCGGAGAG CATCCAGTACGGACTTGAAATTTTACAGGCTCTCCAGAATGAAACGAAGAGTTTGAAGAAGTCACTTAAG GATGTTGtaacagaaaatgaatttgagaaaagGCTGTTAGCTGATGTTATTCCACCTAGTGACATTGGAGTTACGTTTGATGATATTGGAGCCCTTGAGAATGTGAAGGATACATTGAAGGAGTTGGTGATGCTTCCTTTACAAAGGCCTGAGCTTTTCTGCAAGGGGCAATTAACCAAG CCTTGCAAGGGTATCCTTTTATTTGGTCCCCCTGGAACAGGCAAGACAATGCTTGCAAAGGCTGTGGCCACGGAAGCTGGTGCAAACTTTATCAACATATCCATGTCAAGCATCACATCTAAG TGGTTTGGTGAGGGTGAGAAATACGTGAAAGCTGTTTTCTCGCTGGCCAGTAAAATTGCTCCTAGTGTTGTATTCGTAGATGAA GTGGACAGTATGTTGGGCCGACGGGAAAATCCAGGGGAGCATGAGGCAATGCGTAAGATGAAGAATGAATTTATGGTAAATTGGGATGGTTTACGAACAAAAGAAACAGAGCGAGTTCTTGTACTGGCAGCCACAAATAGGCCTTTTGACCTTGATGAGGCTGTCATTCGAAGACTGCCGCGCAG GTTGATGGTAAATTTGCCAGATGCTCCGAATAGAGCAAAAATATTGAAAGTCATACTGGCAAAAGAGGACTTGTCTCCCACTATTGATTTTGATGCTATTGCGAGCATGACGGATGGGTATTCTGGAAGTGACCTCAAG AATCTTTGTGTAACTGCTGCACATCGTCCAATTaaagagattttggagaaggaaaaaaag GAGCATGCTGTAGCTGTAGCAGAAGGTAGAGCTGCTCCAGCTTTGAGTGGCAGTGCTGATATACGGCCTCTGAACATGGACGACTTCAAAGATGCTCACGAACGG GTATGTGCCAGTGTTTCATCGGAGTCAGTGAACATGACCGAGCTTTTACAGTGGAACGAATTATACGGCGAAGGGGgttcaagaagaaagaaagccCTTAGCTACTTCATGTGA
- the LOC126625984 gene encoding uncharacterized protein LOC126625984 isoform X1 produces MVSTRRSGSLSGNNCKRSSSSEDKPPSPKRPKADNGSASDKATPGVENSKELCTLPPAAAADPGECGPEDAPVAGDGVTSGKTEAAAPAVAVTTPIAEGSSPVVEKQPRSAPSSWSFYQKQNPSFDTPWCKLLSQSALNVNISISAMAFTIGANRQCNFALKDHTISGVLCKIKRTQREGSAVAVLESTGSKGSVQVNGTNVKKGNSCVLNPGDEVVFGLMGNHAYIFQLLLTEAAVKGAEVQGSIGKFLHLEKRAGDPSAVAGASILASLSTRAEQSRWKSAAQTTSKVHPGAEVPAQSVIQDDTEIELGGLESSSTPNRATDKAEDIGAIDKNLTPDCNPDSSIEAGNVKLSGMNDLLRPLLRMLARSPSYKLKLSKGICKQVLEERNEWMRDLQSASTSGMSLRCVAFKEGLHAGILDGKSIDVSFDNFPYYLSENTKKVLIAASFIHLKHKEHVKYTSELTAVNPRILLSGPSGSEIYQEMLAKALAQYFGAKLLLFDSHSFLGGLSSKEAELLRDGLSAEKLCSLTKQSPALPDLAKNTDLSASETEAPGSSNALNDLESQPKMENDTLPSSSGASRNYLFKIGLPRVFIAPGALYATSSSLRGPMIGMRGEVVLLFKDNPLSKVGVKFDKPIPDGVDLGGLCKGNGYFCNVFDLRLETTGAEDLDKLLINTLFEAVISESRSSPFILFMKDAEKSLVGNSDSFSTFRARLDKLPDNVVVIGSHTQTDSRKEKSHPGGLLFTKFGSNQTALLDLAFPDSFGRLHERGKEVPKATKLLSKLFPNKVTIHMPQDEALLVSWKQQLDRDVETLKMKGNLNLLRTVLGRCGLECEGLETLCIKDQTLTNESSDKVVGWALNHHLMQNPEADPETKVVVSAESIQYGLEILQALQNETKSLKKSLKDVVTENEFEKRLLADVIPPSDIGVTFDDIGALENVKDTLKELVMLPLQRPELFCKGQLTKPCKGILLFGPPGTGKTMLAKAVATEAGANFINISMSSITSKWFGEGEKYVKAVFSLASKIAPSVVFVDEVDSMLGRRENPGEHEAMRKMKNEFMVNWDGLRTKETERVLVLAATNRPFDLDEAVIRRLPRRLMVNLPDAPNRAKILKVILAKEDLSPTIDFDAIASMTDGYSGSDLKNLCVTAAHRPIKEILEKEKKEHAVAVAEGRAAPALSGSADIRPLNMDDFKDAHERVCASVSSESVNMTELLQWNELYGEGGSRRKKALSYFM; encoded by the exons atgGTTTCAACGAGGCGAAGTGGATCTCTCTCCGGGAACAACTGCAAACGATCGTCGTCTTCCGAGGACAAGCCACCGTCACCGAAACGACCGAAG GCGGATAATGGTAGTGCTTCGGACAAAGCGACTCCTGGGGTGGAGAATTCGAAGGAGCTGTGCACGCTTCCGCCGGCGGCGGCTGCCGATCCCGGAGAATGTGGTCCCGAAGATGCGCCGGTCGCCGGAGACGGGGTGACTTCTGGAAAGACCGAAGCTGCTGCGCCAGCTGTGGCGGTGACGACACCGATCGCCGAAG GGTCTTCGCCGGTGGTGGAAAAGCAGCCGAGGAGTGCACCGTCTTCCTGGAGTTTCTATCAGAAGCAGAACCCGAGTTTTGATACGCCTTGGTGCAAGCTTTTGTCACAGTCTGCACTG AATGTAAATATTTCTATTAGTGCAATGGCATTCACAATTGGTGCAAACAGACAGTGCAATTTTGCTCTCAAGGATCATACCATTAGTGGAGTTCTGTGCAAGATCAAGCGCACACAG CGTGAGGGCAGTGCTGTAGCAGTTCTTGAAAGTACGGGAAGCAAGGGATCAGTGCAAGTAAATGGGACAAATGTCAAGAAAGGCAACAGTTGCGTGCTTAACCCGGGTGATGAAGTTGTCTTTGGTTTAATGGGCAACCATGCTTAT ATTTTTCAGCTACTGCTGACTGAGGCTGCAGTTAAGGGTGCAGAGGTGCAAGGCAGTATTGGAAAATTTTTGCATCTTGAAAAGAGGGCAGGAGATCCTTCAGCTGTGGCTGGGGCTTCCATACTGGCTTCTCTTAGCACGAGGGCAGAACAATCGCGATGGAAGTCCGCAGCTCAGACCACCAGTAAAGTTCACCCCGGTGCTGAGGTACCAGCTCAGTCTGTCATTCAAGATGATACAGAAATTGAGCTTGGTGGTCTAGAAAGCAGCTCAACTCCAAATAGAGCGactgacaaagctgaagatatTGGAGCAATAGACAAGAATCTCACTCCAGACTGCAACCCCGATTCTAGCATAGAGGCAGGCAATGTAAAACTTTCTGGGATGAATGATTTGCTAAGGCCTTTATTGAGGATGTTAGCTCGATCACCTAGTTATAAACTAAAATTGAGCAAAGGTATCTGTAAACAGGTATTGGAAGAAAGAAACGAGTGGATGAGGGATTTGCAATCAGCATCAACGTCAGGCATGTCTCTCCGGTGTGTTGCATTTAAAGAAGGCCTTCATGCAGGAATTCTTGATGGCAAAAGCATAGATGTCTCCTTTGATAACTTCCCATACTATTTGAG TGAGAATACGAAGAAAGTGTTGATTGCAGCCTCATTTATACACTTGAAACATAAAGAGCATGTGAAGTATACCTCAGAGCTTACAGCTGTGAACCctcgcattttgctctctggtCCTTCAG GGTCTGAGATATATCAGGAGATGTTGGCAAAGGCTCTTGCGCAGTATTTTGGGGCTAAGTTGCTCTTATTCGATAGCCACTCTTTTTTGGGT GGTTTATCATCAAAGGAAGCTGAGCTGCTCAGGGATGGATTGAGTGCAGAAAAACTCTGCAGCTTGACCAAACAAAGTCCCGCACTCCCAGACTTGGCCAAGAACACTGATCTTTCAGCTTCTGAAACAGAGGCACCGGGATCTTCAAATGCACTGAATGACCTGGAATCCCAACCAAAGATGGAGAATGACACCCTCCCCTCTTCCTCAGGGGCATCGAGGAATTACTTGTTTAAAATAGGTTTGCCA AGAGTATTTATTGCTCCAGGTGCCTTATATGCTACATCATCTTCTTTACG GGGCCCAATGATCGGAATGCGTGGAGAGGTTGTGCTGCTTTTTAAGGACAATCCTTTGTCAAAAGTCGGTGTAAAGTTTGATAAACCAATACCTGATGGTGTTGATCTTGGGGGTCTATGTAAAGGCAATGGATACTTCTGCAATG TCTTTGATCTTCGATTGGAAACCACGGGCGCAGAAGATTTGGACAAGTTACTTATCAACACATTGTTTGAG GCTGTAATAAGTGAGAGCAGAAGTTCCCCTTTCATTTTGTTCATGAAAGATGCTGAGAAGTCCCTGGTAGGAAATTCTGATTCATTTTCCACATTCAGAGCGAGACTTGATAAGCTTCCAGATAATGTGGTTGTAATTGGTTCTCACACTCAAACTGACAGTCGCAAGGAGAAG TCGCACCCTGGTGGTTTGCTTTTCACAAAGTTTGGCAGCAATCAAACTGCTCTTCTTGACTTGGCTTTCCCG GATAGTTTTGGAAGACTACATGAGAGAGGGAAAGAAGTTCCCAAGGCAACAAAACTTCTGTCTAAACTCTTTCCCAATAAAGTTACCATTCATATGCCGCAG GATGAAGCACTTCTTGTCTCGTGGAAGCAACAATTGGATCGAGATGTTGAAACCCTAAAAATGAAGGGAAACTTGAATCTCTTGCGCACT GTTCTGGGTCGATGTGGACTAGAGTGTGAAGGACTTGAGACACTATGCATCAAGGATCAAACACTTACCAACGAAA GTTCAGACAAGGTAGTTGGATGGGCTCTAAACCATCATTTAATGCAGAATCCTGAAGCTGATCCAGAAACAAAAGTTGTTGTATCTGCGGAGAG CATCCAGTACGGACTTGAAATTTTACAGGCTCTCCAGAATGAAACGAAGAGTTTGAAGAAGTCACTTAAG GATGTTGtaacagaaaatgaatttgagaaaagGCTGTTAGCTGATGTTATTCCACCTAGTGACATTGGAGTTACGTTTGATGATATTGGAGCCCTTGAGAATGTGAAGGATACATTGAAGGAGTTGGTGATGCTTCCTTTACAAAGGCCTGAGCTTTTCTGCAAGGGGCAATTAACCAAG CCTTGCAAGGGTATCCTTTTATTTGGTCCCCCTGGAACAGGCAAGACAATGCTTGCAAAGGCTGTGGCCACGGAAGCTGGTGCAAACTTTATCAACATATCCATGTCAAGCATCACATCTAAG TGGTTTGGTGAGGGTGAGAAATACGTGAAAGCTGTTTTCTCGCTGGCCAGTAAAATTGCTCCTAGTGTTGTATTCGTAGATGAA GTGGACAGTATGTTGGGCCGACGGGAAAATCCAGGGGAGCATGAGGCAATGCGTAAGATGAAGAATGAATTTATGGTAAATTGGGATGGTTTACGAACAAAAGAAACAGAGCGAGTTCTTGTACTGGCAGCCACAAATAGGCCTTTTGACCTTGATGAGGCTGTCATTCGAAGACTGCCGCGCAG GTTGATGGTAAATTTGCCAGATGCTCCGAATAGAGCAAAAATATTGAAAGTCATACTGGCAAAAGAGGACTTGTCTCCCACTATTGATTTTGATGCTATTGCGAGCATGACGGATGGGTATTCTGGAAGTGACCTCAAG AATCTTTGTGTAACTGCTGCACATCGTCCAATTaaagagattttggagaaggaaaaaaag GAGCATGCTGTAGCTGTAGCAGAAGGTAGAGCTGCTCCAGCTTTGAGTGGCAGTGCTGATATACGGCCTCTGAACATGGACGACTTCAAAGATGCTCACGAACGG GTATGTGCCAGTGTTTCATCGGAGTCAGTGAACATGACCGAGCTTTTACAGTGGAACGAATTATACGGCGAAGGGGgttcaagaagaaagaaagccCTTAGCTACTTCATGTGA
- the LOC126625984 gene encoding uncharacterized protein LOC126625984 isoform X2 — translation MVSTRRSGSLSGNNCKRSSSSEDKPPSPKRPKADNGSASDKATPGVENSKELCTLPPAAAADPGECGPEDAPVAGDGVTSGKTEAAAPAVAVTTPIAEGSSPVVEKQPRSAPSSWSFYQKQNPSFDTPWCKLLSQSALNVNISISAMAFTIGANRQCNFALKDHTISGVLCKIKRTQREGSAVAVLESTGSKGSVQVNGTNVKKGNSCVLNPGDEVVFGLMGNHAYIFQLLLTEAAVKGAEVQGSIGKFLHLEKRAGDPSAVAGASILASLSTRAEQSRWKSAAQTTSKVHPGAEVPAQSVIQDDTEIELGGLESSSTPNRATDKAEDIGAIDKNLTPDCNPDSSIEAGNVKLSGMNDLLRPLLRMLARSPSYKLKLSKGICKQVLEERNEWMRDLQSASTSGMSLRCVAFKEGLHAGILDGKSIDVSFDNFPYYLSENTKKVLIAASFIHLKHKEHVKYTSELTAVNPRILLSGPSGSEIYQEMLAKALAQYFGAKLLLFDSHSFLGGLSSKEAELLRDGLSAEKLCSLTKQSPALPDLAKNTDLSASETEAPGSSNALNDLESQPKMENDTLPSSSGASRNYLFKIGDRVFIAPGALYATSSSLRGPMIGMRGEVVLLFKDNPLSKVGVKFDKPIPDGVDLGGLCKGNGYFCNVFDLRLETTGAEDLDKLLINTLFEAVISESRSSPFILFMKDAEKSLVGNSDSFSTFRARLDKLPDNVVVIGSHTQTDSRKEKSHPGGLLFTKFGSNQTALLDLAFPDSFGRLHERGKEVPKATKLLSKLFPNKVTIHMPQDEALLVSWKQQLDRDVETLKMKGNLNLLRTVLGRCGLECEGLETLCIKDQTLTNESSDKVVGWALNHHLMQNPEADPETKVVVSAESIQYGLEILQALQNETKSLKKSLKDVVTENEFEKRLLADVIPPSDIGVTFDDIGALENVKDTLKELVMLPLQRPELFCKGQLTKPCKGILLFGPPGTGKTMLAKAVATEAGANFINISMSSITSKWFGEGEKYVKAVFSLASKIAPSVVFVDEVDSMLGRRENPGEHEAMRKMKNEFMVNWDGLRTKETERVLVLAATNRPFDLDEAVIRRLPRRLMVNLPDAPNRAKILKVILAKEDLSPTIDFDAIASMTDGYSGSDLKNLCVTAAHRPIKEILEKEKKEHAVAVAEGRAAPALSGSADIRPLNMDDFKDAHERVCASVSSESVNMTELLQWNELYGEGGSRRKKALSYFM, via the exons atgGTTTCAACGAGGCGAAGTGGATCTCTCTCCGGGAACAACTGCAAACGATCGTCGTCTTCCGAGGACAAGCCACCGTCACCGAAACGACCGAAG GCGGATAATGGTAGTGCTTCGGACAAAGCGACTCCTGGGGTGGAGAATTCGAAGGAGCTGTGCACGCTTCCGCCGGCGGCGGCTGCCGATCCCGGAGAATGTGGTCCCGAAGATGCGCCGGTCGCCGGAGACGGGGTGACTTCTGGAAAGACCGAAGCTGCTGCGCCAGCTGTGGCGGTGACGACACCGATCGCCGAAG GGTCTTCGCCGGTGGTGGAAAAGCAGCCGAGGAGTGCACCGTCTTCCTGGAGTTTCTATCAGAAGCAGAACCCGAGTTTTGATACGCCTTGGTGCAAGCTTTTGTCACAGTCTGCACTG AATGTAAATATTTCTATTAGTGCAATGGCATTCACAATTGGTGCAAACAGACAGTGCAATTTTGCTCTCAAGGATCATACCATTAGTGGAGTTCTGTGCAAGATCAAGCGCACACAG CGTGAGGGCAGTGCTGTAGCAGTTCTTGAAAGTACGGGAAGCAAGGGATCAGTGCAAGTAAATGGGACAAATGTCAAGAAAGGCAACAGTTGCGTGCTTAACCCGGGTGATGAAGTTGTCTTTGGTTTAATGGGCAACCATGCTTAT ATTTTTCAGCTACTGCTGACTGAGGCTGCAGTTAAGGGTGCAGAGGTGCAAGGCAGTATTGGAAAATTTTTGCATCTTGAAAAGAGGGCAGGAGATCCTTCAGCTGTGGCTGGGGCTTCCATACTGGCTTCTCTTAGCACGAGGGCAGAACAATCGCGATGGAAGTCCGCAGCTCAGACCACCAGTAAAGTTCACCCCGGTGCTGAGGTACCAGCTCAGTCTGTCATTCAAGATGATACAGAAATTGAGCTTGGTGGTCTAGAAAGCAGCTCAACTCCAAATAGAGCGactgacaaagctgaagatatTGGAGCAATAGACAAGAATCTCACTCCAGACTGCAACCCCGATTCTAGCATAGAGGCAGGCAATGTAAAACTTTCTGGGATGAATGATTTGCTAAGGCCTTTATTGAGGATGTTAGCTCGATCACCTAGTTATAAACTAAAATTGAGCAAAGGTATCTGTAAACAGGTATTGGAAGAAAGAAACGAGTGGATGAGGGATTTGCAATCAGCATCAACGTCAGGCATGTCTCTCCGGTGTGTTGCATTTAAAGAAGGCCTTCATGCAGGAATTCTTGATGGCAAAAGCATAGATGTCTCCTTTGATAACTTCCCATACTATTTGAG TGAGAATACGAAGAAAGTGTTGATTGCAGCCTCATTTATACACTTGAAACATAAAGAGCATGTGAAGTATACCTCAGAGCTTACAGCTGTGAACCctcgcattttgctctctggtCCTTCAG GGTCTGAGATATATCAGGAGATGTTGGCAAAGGCTCTTGCGCAGTATTTTGGGGCTAAGTTGCTCTTATTCGATAGCCACTCTTTTTTGGGT GGTTTATCATCAAAGGAAGCTGAGCTGCTCAGGGATGGATTGAGTGCAGAAAAACTCTGCAGCTTGACCAAACAAAGTCCCGCACTCCCAGACTTGGCCAAGAACACTGATCTTTCAGCTTCTGAAACAGAGGCACCGGGATCTTCAAATGCACTGAATGACCTGGAATCCCAACCAAAGATGGAGAATGACACCCTCCCCTCTTCCTCAGGGGCATCGAGGAATTACTTGTTTAAAATAG GTGACAGAGTATTTATTGCTCCAGGTGCCTTATATGCTACATCATCTTCTTTACG GGGCCCAATGATCGGAATGCGTGGAGAGGTTGTGCTGCTTTTTAAGGACAATCCTTTGTCAAAAGTCGGTGTAAAGTTTGATAAACCAATACCTGATGGTGTTGATCTTGGGGGTCTATGTAAAGGCAATGGATACTTCTGCAATG TCTTTGATCTTCGATTGGAAACCACGGGCGCAGAAGATTTGGACAAGTTACTTATCAACACATTGTTTGAG GCTGTAATAAGTGAGAGCAGAAGTTCCCCTTTCATTTTGTTCATGAAAGATGCTGAGAAGTCCCTGGTAGGAAATTCTGATTCATTTTCCACATTCAGAGCGAGACTTGATAAGCTTCCAGATAATGTGGTTGTAATTGGTTCTCACACTCAAACTGACAGTCGCAAGGAGAAG TCGCACCCTGGTGGTTTGCTTTTCACAAAGTTTGGCAGCAATCAAACTGCTCTTCTTGACTTGGCTTTCCCG GATAGTTTTGGAAGACTACATGAGAGAGGGAAAGAAGTTCCCAAGGCAACAAAACTTCTGTCTAAACTCTTTCCCAATAAAGTTACCATTCATATGCCGCAG GATGAAGCACTTCTTGTCTCGTGGAAGCAACAATTGGATCGAGATGTTGAAACCCTAAAAATGAAGGGAAACTTGAATCTCTTGCGCACT GTTCTGGGTCGATGTGGACTAGAGTGTGAAGGACTTGAGACACTATGCATCAAGGATCAAACACTTACCAACGAAA GTTCAGACAAGGTAGTTGGATGGGCTCTAAACCATCATTTAATGCAGAATCCTGAAGCTGATCCAGAAACAAAAGTTGTTGTATCTGCGGAGAG CATCCAGTACGGACTTGAAATTTTACAGGCTCTCCAGAATGAAACGAAGAGTTTGAAGAAGTCACTTAAG GATGTTGtaacagaaaatgaatttgagaaaagGCTGTTAGCTGATGTTATTCCACCTAGTGACATTGGAGTTACGTTTGATGATATTGGAGCCCTTGAGAATGTGAAGGATACATTGAAGGAGTTGGTGATGCTTCCTTTACAAAGGCCTGAGCTTTTCTGCAAGGGGCAATTAACCAAG CCTTGCAAGGGTATCCTTTTATTTGGTCCCCCTGGAACAGGCAAGACAATGCTTGCAAAGGCTGTGGCCACGGAAGCTGGTGCAAACTTTATCAACATATCCATGTCAAGCATCACATCTAAG TGGTTTGGTGAGGGTGAGAAATACGTGAAAGCTGTTTTCTCGCTGGCCAGTAAAATTGCTCCTAGTGTTGTATTCGTAGATGAA GTGGACAGTATGTTGGGCCGACGGGAAAATCCAGGGGAGCATGAGGCAATGCGTAAGATGAAGAATGAATTTATGGTAAATTGGGATGGTTTACGAACAAAAGAAACAGAGCGAGTTCTTGTACTGGCAGCCACAAATAGGCCTTTTGACCTTGATGAGGCTGTCATTCGAAGACTGCCGCGCAG GTTGATGGTAAATTTGCCAGATGCTCCGAATAGAGCAAAAATATTGAAAGTCATACTGGCAAAAGAGGACTTGTCTCCCACTATTGATTTTGATGCTATTGCGAGCATGACGGATGGGTATTCTGGAAGTGACCTCAAG AATCTTTGTGTAACTGCTGCACATCGTCCAATTaaagagattttggagaaggaaaaaaag GAGCATGCTGTAGCTGTAGCAGAAGGTAGAGCTGCTCCAGCTTTGAGTGGCAGTGCTGATATACGGCCTCTGAACATGGACGACTTCAAAGATGCTCACGAACGG GTATGTGCCAGTGTTTCATCGGAGTCAGTGAACATGACCGAGCTTTTACAGTGGAACGAATTATACGGCGAAGGGGgttcaagaagaaagaaagccCTTAGCTACTTCATGTGA